In Bos indicus isolate NIAB-ARS_2022 breed Sahiwal x Tharparkar chromosome 2, NIAB-ARS_B.indTharparkar_mat_pri_1.0, whole genome shotgun sequence, a single genomic region encodes these proteins:
- the MARS2 gene encoding methionine--tRNA ligase, mitochondrial, with protein MLRVSAFRLLGRRGASRVSLLEDFSFRYYSSGPLGVRDDTRDSRAYFTTPIFYVNAAPHIGHLYSALLADALCRHHRLRVPSDAATGFSTGTDEHGLKIQQAAAAAGLAPSELCDRVSAQFQQLFREADISSTDFIRTTEARHRIAVQHFWGMLKSRGLLYKGLYEGWYCASDECFLPEAKVTRQPGPSGDLCPVSLESGHPVSWTKEENYIFRLSQFREPLQQWLRGDPQAITPEPFHHTVLQWLEEELPDLSVSRRSSHLHWGIPVPGDDSQTIYVWLDALVNYLTVIGYPDPEFKSWWPNTSHIIGKDILKFHAIYWPALLLGAGMSPPHRIYVHSHWTVCGQKMSKSLGNVVDPRTCLDRYTVDGFRYFLLRQGVPSWDCDYYDEKVVKLLDSELADALGGLLNRCTANKINPSGIYPAFCATCFPSEPGLVGPSGRAQAEDYALVSAVATLPKQVADHYDNFQIYKALEAVSSCVRQTNGFVQRHAPWKLNWESPVDAPWLGTVLHVALECLRVFGTLLQPVTPSLADRLLSRLGVSSTERSLGELHFLSRFYGHPSPFEGRRLGPETGVLFPRLDQSRSWLVKAHKT; from the coding sequence ATGCTGCGAGTTTCTGCCTTCCGGCTGCTAGGTCGCAGAGGGGCGAGTAGGGTCTCGCTCTTGGAGGACTTTAGCTTCCGCTACTACAGCTCGGGTCCTCTTGGTGTCCGCGACGATACCCGCGACTCGCGCGCCTACTTTACCACACCTATTTTCTACGTGAACGCCGCGCCGCACATCGGGCACCTGTACTCCGCGCTGCTGGCGGACGCCCTGTGCCGACACCATCGCCTCCGAGTTCCCAGTGACGCCGCCACGGGATTCTCCACGGGTACCGATGAGCACGGCCTGAAGATTCAGCAGGCAGCCGCCGCCGCGGGCCTGGCTCCGTCCGAGCTGTGCGACAGAGTCTCTGCCCAGTTCCAGCAGCTTTTCCGGGAGGCTGACATCTCTTCCACCGACTTCATCCGCACCACCGAGGCCCGGCACCGGATAGCTGTGCAGCATTTCTGGGGGATGCTGAAGTCTCGGGGTCTTCTCTATAAGGGCCTCTATGAAGGTTGGTATTGCGCCTCCGACGAGTGCTTCCTGCCTGAAGCCAAGGTCACCAGGCAGCCCGGCCCGTCAGGGGATTTGTGTCCTGTATCTCTCGAGAGCGGACACCCGGTCTCCTGGACCAAGGAAGAAAACTACATTTTTAGGCTTTCCCAGTTCCGGGAGCCGCTCCAGCAGTGGCTGCGGGGCGACCCTCAGGCCATAACACCGGAGCCATTCCATCACACAGTCCTTCAGTGGTTGGAGGAGGAGCTGCCGGACCTATCGGTCTCTCGAAGGAGTAGCCACTTGCACTGGGGCATTCCGGTGCCCGGGGACGATTCACAGACCATCTACGTATGGCTGGATGCCTTGGTCAACTACCTTACTGTAATTGGCTACCCAGACCCTGAGTTCAAATCTTGGTGGCCGAACACCTCTCATATCATAGGCAAGGACATTCTCAAATTCCATGCTATCTATTGGCCTGCCCTCCTCTTAGGGGCCGGCATGAGCCCACCACACCGCATCTATGTCCACTCCCACTGGACAGTCTGTGGTCAGAAGATGTCTAAGAGCTTGGGTAACGTGGTGGATCCCAGGACTTGTCTTGACCGCTATACGGTGGATGGCTTCCGCTACTTTCTTCTTCGGCAGGGCGTCCCCAGCTGGGATTGTGATTACTATGATGAAAAGGTGGTTAAGTTGTTGGATTCCGAGCTGGCAGATGCTTTGGGAGGTCTCCTGAACCGATGTACTGCCAACAAGATCAATCCTTCTGGGATCTATCCGGCTTTCTGCGCTACTTGCTTTCCCAGTGAGCCAGGCTTGGTAGGGCCGTCAGGTCGTGCTCAGGCAGAGGACTACGCTCTAGTGAGCGCAGTGGCCACTTTGCCCAAGCAGGTAGCAGACCACTACGATAACTTTCAGATCTATAAGGCTCTGGAGGCAGTGTCCAGCTGTGTCCGGCAGACTAACGGCTTTGTCCAAAGGCATGCGCCATGGAAGCTGAACTGGGAGAGCCCCGTGGATGCTCCCTGGCTGGGTACTGTGCTTCATGTGGCCTTGGAGTGTTTGcgagtctttggaactctgctccAGCCTGTCACCCCAAGCCTAGCTGACAggctgctgtctaggttgggggTTTCTTCCACAGAGAGGAGCCTTGGAGAGCTCCATTTTTTGTCTCGATTCTATGGACATCCATCCCCTTTTGAAGGGAGGAGACTGGGACCTGAAACTGGGGTCTTGTTTCCAAGACTGGACCAGTCTAGGTCCTGGCTGGTAAAAGCCCACAAGACCTAG